From the Megasphaera vaginalis (ex Bordigoni et al. 2020) genome, one window contains:
- a CDS encoding DUF3310 domain-containing protein, with protein MTDNVNHPGHYCQGGVECIDALAAATTDLTGMDAVCTANAIKYLWRWKRKNGVEDLRKAQWYISRLIAYNSCLRDPTTGGNQMRSDSIGKSIQGPDGRACHRQSLPSAESARRNGRKNCFSRKPY; from the coding sequence ATGACGGATAACGTAAATCATCCCGGTCATTACTGCCAGGGCGGCGTTGAGTGTATCGATGCACTGGCAGCGGCCACGACGGACCTTACCGGCATGGACGCCGTATGCACGGCAAATGCCATAAAGTATTTGTGGCGCTGGAAACGAAAAAATGGCGTAGAGGACTTGCGCAAGGCGCAGTGGTATATCAGCAGGCTGATTGCGTATAATTCCTGCCTGCGGGATCCCACTACGGGGGGGAATCAGATGAGGAGTGATTCGATTGGCAAAAGCATACAAGGACCCGACGGCAGAGCTTGCCATCGGCAGAGCTTGCCATCGGCAGAATCTGCAAGACGGAACGGACGAAAAAACTGCTTTTCAAGAAAGCCGTATTGA
- a CDS encoding SNF2-related protein, with protein sequence MRFNPHPYQRYCIQQVLQKQAIGLFLDMGLGKTVITLTAVNELKYGRFQIRRVLVVAPKKVAEATWQREAYKWDNLKHLRFSTVLGNERTRIRSLHTPADIYIINRENVVWLVDYYKNDWPFDMVVCDEFSSFKSHRAKRFKALAAIRPHIRRIVGLTGTPSPNGLGDLWSQVFLLDRGERLGRYYTHFRERYFEPGRRSRDVIYEYDPKDGAQDAVMQKIADICISMKASDYIQLPECIYDDVPVVLSSNAKTAYRELERTMILALPDGDIDVTSAAALSNKLQQLANGAIYDDEHDVHVVHDCKLEAFMELAEKLNGQHALVFYNFQHDRGRLMGALAKTKLRYRVYKNADDELAWNNGDVDLLLAHPASTGYGLNLQQGGHHVIWFGVNWSLELYQQANKRLHRQGQEYPVIVHHLICEGTRDEDLAEALTKKDAAQAFVLNSLKVRIEAVRGGNHNDG encoded by the coding sequence ATGCGATTTAACCCGCATCCGTATCAGCGGTACTGTATCCAGCAGGTCCTACAAAAACAGGCTATCGGGTTGTTTCTTGATATGGGTCTGGGGAAGACAGTAATCACGTTGACCGCGGTCAATGAGCTGAAATACGGCAGGTTTCAGATACGCCGTGTGCTGGTCGTCGCACCGAAAAAAGTGGCTGAAGCGACATGGCAGCGGGAAGCCTATAAGTGGGACAACTTAAAGCATCTGCGGTTTTCAACGGTTCTTGGTAATGAACGGACACGGATTCGATCGTTGCATACCCCGGCGGACATCTATATTATCAATCGGGAAAATGTTGTCTGGCTGGTAGATTACTACAAGAATGACTGGCCGTTTGACATGGTGGTGTGTGACGAGTTTTCATCTTTCAAGAGCCATCGGGCAAAGCGATTCAAAGCCCTGGCTGCGATTCGGCCCCACATCAGGCGTATCGTTGGCCTGACCGGGACACCGTCACCGAATGGCCTGGGGGATTTGTGGAGCCAGGTATTCTTGCTGGATCGTGGGGAGCGTCTAGGGCGGTATTACACCCATTTCCGGGAGCGTTATTTTGAACCAGGCCGCCGCAGCCGTGATGTGATTTACGAGTATGACCCGAAAGACGGGGCCCAGGATGCGGTCATGCAGAAAATCGCCGATATATGCATCAGTATGAAAGCGTCAGATTACATACAGCTGCCTGAATGTATCTATGATGATGTGCCGGTGGTCCTGTCGTCAAACGCGAAAACGGCATACCGCGAATTGGAAAGGACGATGATCCTTGCTTTGCCGGACGGCGATATCGATGTCACATCGGCGGCGGCGCTGTCGAACAAACTCCAACAGCTGGCCAACGGCGCTATCTATGATGATGAGCATGATGTGCATGTGGTCCATGACTGCAAACTGGAAGCCTTTATGGAGCTGGCGGAAAAACTGAACGGGCAGCATGCCTTAGTCTTCTACAATTTCCAACATGACCGGGGGCGCCTGATGGGGGCGTTGGCAAAGACGAAACTGCGATACCGGGTGTACAAAAACGCCGACGACGAACTGGCCTGGAACAATGGCGATGTGGATTTGCTGTTAGCGCATCCCGCGTCAACAGGCTACGGGCTGAATCTGCAACAAGGTGGCCATCATGTTATCTGGTTTGGGGTGAACTGGTCCCTGGAGCTATACCAGCAGGCGAATAAGCGCCTGCACCGGCAGGGACAGGAATACCCGGTAATCGTGCACCATCTCATATGTGAGGGTACACGGGACGAGGATTTAGCCGAGGCGCTGACGAAAAAGGACGCAGCCCAGGCCTTTGTGTTGAATAGTTTGAAAGTAAGAATTGAAGCAGTGAGAGGAGGTAATCACAATGACGGATAA
- a CDS encoding VRR-NUC domain-containing protein: protein MRYSYNSSLNPLKNIFLSGNVHAPKDKKSNKGENYTKEITEMAERERDIERKLVQGVKALGGIAYKWVSPGHDGVPDRIVVFPGGRVEFVELKTSIGRISPIQQAQIARLKALEQVVIVLYGLDEVTEYLARHGGPDAI from the coding sequence ATGCGTTATAGTTATAACAGCTCTCTAAATCCCTTAAAAAATATTTTTTTATCTGGAAATGTGCACGCCCCTAAAGACAAAAAGTCAAATAAAGGGGAAAATTATACAAAGGAGATAACAGAAATGGCAGAACGAGAACGGGACATAGAACGAAAATTAGTGCAAGGAGTGAAAGCTTTGGGGGGTATCGCGTATAAATGGGTATCCCCGGGGCACGATGGGGTGCCTGATCGAATCGTAGTTTTTCCGGGCGGGCGCGTGGAGTTTGTGGAGCTGAAGACCAGCATCGGCAGAATCAGCCCCATTCAACAGGCCCAGATTGCCCGGCTGAAAGCCCTGGAGCAGGTAGTGATTGTGTTGTACGGACTAGATGAAGTTACTGAGTATTTAGCGAGGCATGGTGGTCCTGATGCGATTTAA
- a CDS encoding virulence-associated E family protein, which produces MQYDRALHVSVGANRISKNWIRTEFLWSEFIARLRTPQRTDESYAEYMAMPKGRKGELKDIGGFIGGTLNGTRRKAQAVTGRDLVTLDLDNIASGETDNIVRRVDSLGVAYVIYSTRSHAPFRPRLRVLLPLDKTVTADEYEPIARKLASIIGIELCDPTTFEPSRLMYWPGCSIDSQYVFHYGDKPFVSAEGVLGQYEDWRDVRTWPQVPGKEVKPKELLAKQQDPTAKAGIVGAFCRTYDIRGAIGAFIPHAYEETDKEDRLTYTGGTTVAGAVLYDEGAFLYSHHATDPCSGQLVNAFDLVRLHLFSDDDANVKDGTPVNRMPSYQAMKKLAMQDARVMTDLNATAQQHASDVFTSVSAGGDSPEVHIENNDVNWMQQANLEYDQNTGRPKKTMDNIIRILNYDPELAGKIAIDDFSTRGLVLGMLPWSGCAERRLWQDTDDAGVAWYLENRYGITGRDKIAGALMLVSEQHRFNEVKDYLERIVWDGIRRIETSLHDYLGAADTAYTRAVSRKFFAAGVARVMTPGCKYDYVPVLTGPQGIGKTTFLKTIGMGWHSDSLQSFRGKEAAEMIQGLWIVEISEMTGYSKGDDNEIKQFLSRCNDVYRQPYGRHTCRFPRKCIFFGTCNDHDFLKDPTGSRRFWPVDVGLFSPVKSPWEDLPAETDQMWAEAMMYWRNGEPLFMDTPELDSMAKTEQEQHREDNIKEGMIREFLAKPIPDGYDDMSLATRRMWWAGAAQNGAPAARTKTCALEIWCECFGGDPRNMKRTDARDINAVLSNLAGWRRNKSRRRYGYCGTQRGFEVINI; this is translated from the coding sequence TTGCAGTATGACCGTGCATTACATGTCAGTGTCGGTGCAAACCGAATCAGCAAAAACTGGATACGGACAGAGTTCCTGTGGTCGGAGTTCATCGCCCGCCTGCGCACGCCGCAGCGGACCGACGAATCCTATGCAGAGTACATGGCCATGCCCAAAGGCAGGAAGGGCGAGCTGAAGGACATCGGCGGATTTATCGGCGGTACTCTCAACGGCACCCGGCGAAAGGCGCAGGCAGTTACGGGCAGAGATCTGGTAACACTGGACCTCGACAACATCGCCAGCGGGGAAACGGATAATATCGTTCGCCGCGTTGATAGCCTGGGTGTTGCCTATGTCATCTACAGTACCCGTTCACACGCCCCATTTCGCCCCAGACTGCGTGTCCTCCTGCCGCTTGACAAAACGGTCACGGCAGACGAATACGAGCCCATAGCGCGGAAATTAGCCAGTATTATTGGTATCGAGTTATGCGATCCGACCACGTTCGAGCCATCGCGGTTGATGTATTGGCCCGGGTGCAGTATAGACAGCCAGTATGTATTCCATTATGGAGACAAGCCGTTTGTCAGTGCTGAGGGTGTGCTAGGGCAGTATGAGGACTGGAGAGATGTCCGTACCTGGCCGCAGGTACCAGGCAAAGAAGTAAAGCCGAAAGAACTGCTGGCCAAACAGCAGGACCCGACGGCTAAAGCTGGCATTGTGGGGGCTTTCTGCCGAACCTACGACATCCGTGGCGCTATTGGCGCATTCATTCCTCATGCGTATGAGGAGACCGACAAAGAGGACCGCCTGACCTACACGGGGGGCACTACGGTTGCCGGAGCCGTACTCTATGACGAGGGTGCATTTTTATACAGCCATCATGCTACAGACCCGTGCAGCGGGCAGCTGGTAAACGCATTTGACCTTGTCCGGTTGCACCTATTTAGTGATGACGACGCCAACGTAAAAGACGGAACTCCGGTCAACCGTATGCCAAGCTATCAGGCGATGAAGAAACTGGCCATGCAGGATGCCCGGGTTATGACCGATCTGAACGCTACTGCGCAGCAGCATGCGTCGGATGTCTTTACCTCGGTGTCAGCTGGCGGGGATAGTCCAGAGGTTCATATAGAAAATAACGACGTAAACTGGATGCAGCAGGCAAATCTTGAATACGACCAGAACACAGGACGCCCGAAAAAGACAATGGACAACATCATTCGTATCCTGAACTATGACCCGGAGCTTGCGGGAAAGATCGCAATCGATGACTTTTCTACCCGGGGGCTTGTCCTCGGCATGCTGCCGTGGAGCGGATGCGCCGAACGGCGCCTGTGGCAAGATACAGACGACGCCGGGGTAGCCTGGTACCTGGAAAACCGTTATGGCATTACCGGGCGGGATAAAATTGCTGGGGCCCTCATGTTGGTTTCCGAACAGCACCGGTTTAATGAAGTAAAGGACTATCTGGAAAGGATTGTATGGGATGGTATTCGGCGTATTGAAACCTCATTACATGACTATCTGGGCGCCGCCGATACGGCGTATACAAGAGCGGTATCTCGGAAGTTCTTTGCCGCTGGTGTGGCCCGTGTCATGACGCCAGGCTGCAAATATGACTATGTGCCAGTGCTTACCGGGCCACAGGGCATTGGTAAAACAACATTTCTAAAGACCATCGGAATGGGCTGGCACAGTGACAGCCTGCAAAGTTTCCGTGGCAAAGAGGCGGCGGAAATGATACAGGGCCTCTGGATCGTAGAAATTAGCGAAATGACGGGCTACAGCAAAGGGGACGATAATGAAATCAAACAATTCCTGTCACGCTGTAACGATGTATACCGCCAGCCGTACGGCCGCCATACGTGCCGCTTCCCACGCAAATGTATCTTTTTTGGTACTTGCAACGACCATGATTTCCTGAAAGACCCGACAGGGTCTCGCCGTTTTTGGCCCGTGGACGTGGGATTGTTCAGCCCGGTGAAAAGTCCCTGGGAAGATTTGCCAGCAGAGACCGATCAGATGTGGGCGGAAGCGATGATGTATTGGCGGAACGGGGAACCGCTTTTTATGGATACGCCAGAACTGGACTCTATGGCAAAGACTGAACAGGAGCAGCACCGGGAAGATAATATCAAAGAAGGCATGATTCGTGAATTCCTGGCGAAACCAATACCAGATGGATACGACGACATGAGCCTGGCAACCCGGCGGATGTGGTGGGCTGGCGCTGCCCAAAACGGCGCGCCCGCAGCCCGGACGAAGACCTGCGCGCTGGAGATCTGGTGTGAGTGTTTTGGAGGCGACCCGCGGAATATGAAGCGGACTGATGCCAGAGATATCAACGCAGTCCTGAGCAACCTTGCCGGATGGCGACGAAATAAAAGCAGAAGGAGGTATGGGTATTGTGGTACGCAACGAGGATTTGAAGTTATAAATATTTAA
- a CDS encoding DNA polymerase has protein sequence MRKHLSIDIETFSDVDIGKCGLFKYGDTEAFEILLFAYSYDFGPVNVIDLAAGQQIPADVLSDLQDPDVIKHAYNAAFEITCLNRAGFRTPPEQWHCTMLHGLYLGYPAGLANLGKALGLPEDKRKLSSGKALIRYFCVPCKATKRNGGRTRNLPKHDPDKWAAFQEYCRQDVITEMEDYKRLSAYPVPDWLQHDWVDDYRINAHGILLDQELVHGALAIDAAHRETLLQEAMRLTGLENPNSRNQLLTWLNDNTDLRMDTLTKASVADALQEAEGNAAEVLRIRTMLAKASVAKYAAMQVASCADGRIRGVLQFYGANRTGRWAGRLVQVQNLPHDAPTAPDVARHIVKRADGCALNVLYGDVPAILSQLIRTAFIAPDGYTLCVSDFSAIEARVLSWLAGEQWRMDVFANNGDIYCASASSMFGVPVVKHGVNGHLRQKGKVAELALGYQGGPNALIAMGALKMGLNEEELPDIVAKWRGANPRIRDFWYAVDEAAHQVMESGQMAGLPHGILIARECNLLYGYDYLTIALPSGRKLFYPQPYVADNQFGRPAIYYRTQIGSKWASTSTYGGKLVENITQAVARDCLALALRRLIQADYQPLMHIHDEIVLEVPNDRLHEDEIERINSIMCAPIPWAPGLILNADGFTSTYYKKD, from the coding sequence ATGAGGAAACATTTATCTATTGACATAGAAACATTTTCTGATGTGGATATCGGAAAATGTGGCCTGTTCAAATATGGTGATACTGAAGCCTTTGAAATACTGCTGTTCGCCTACTCCTACGATTTTGGCCCGGTAAACGTGATTGACTTGGCAGCGGGGCAGCAGATACCAGCCGACGTTTTATCTGATCTGCAGGATCCGGATGTCATCAAGCACGCATACAACGCGGCCTTTGAAATTACCTGCCTGAACCGGGCTGGCTTCCGGACGCCGCCAGAGCAATGGCACTGCACGATGCTGCACGGGCTGTACCTTGGATACCCGGCGGGCCTTGCAAACCTGGGTAAGGCGTTGGGACTTCCGGAAGATAAGCGCAAACTGTCGTCTGGCAAGGCCCTGATACGCTATTTTTGTGTACCCTGCAAGGCGACGAAACGAAATGGCGGCCGAACGCGTAACCTACCAAAGCACGATCCGGACAAATGGGCGGCTTTCCAGGAATACTGCCGCCAGGACGTCATCACGGAAATGGAAGACTATAAGCGACTTAGCGCGTATCCGGTGCCGGACTGGCTGCAACATGACTGGGTAGATGATTATCGGATAAACGCGCACGGAATACTGCTGGATCAGGAGCTGGTGCATGGCGCGCTGGCGATAGATGCTGCTCACCGGGAGACGCTGCTGCAAGAGGCTATGAGACTGACCGGACTAGAGAATCCCAACAGCCGGAATCAATTGCTGACGTGGCTTAATGATAACACTGACCTGCGCATGGACACGCTCACCAAGGCATCGGTTGCCGACGCGCTGCAAGAAGCAGAGGGAAACGCGGCGGAAGTGCTGCGTATCCGTACTATGCTTGCCAAGGCGTCTGTCGCTAAATACGCGGCGATGCAAGTTGCCAGTTGTGCGGATGGCCGCATTCGAGGCGTCCTGCAATTCTACGGGGCAAACCGAACAGGACGATGGGCCGGGCGGCTGGTGCAGGTGCAAAATCTGCCGCATGACGCGCCGACTGCCCCCGACGTGGCGCGCCATATTGTTAAACGGGCTGACGGGTGCGCATTGAATGTCCTGTATGGAGACGTTCCCGCTATTTTATCACAGCTCATCCGGACAGCGTTCATCGCGCCTGACGGTTATACATTATGCGTTTCGGATTTCTCTGCCATCGAGGCCCGCGTGCTGTCGTGGTTGGCCGGGGAGCAATGGCGCATGGATGTTTTTGCGAACAACGGCGACATCTATTGCGCGTCGGCGTCGTCGATGTTCGGCGTCCCCGTCGTCAAGCATGGCGTTAACGGCCATCTCCGGCAAAAGGGGAAAGTCGCGGAGCTGGCTTTAGGCTATCAAGGTGGCCCGAACGCGTTGATCGCTATGGGTGCACTCAAGATGGGCCTGAATGAAGAGGAGCTGCCGGATATCGTGGCTAAATGGCGGGGCGCTAACCCCCGGATCCGGGATTTCTGGTATGCCGTAGATGAAGCGGCCCATCAGGTGATGGAATCCGGACAGATGGCGGGGCTGCCGCATGGCATCCTGATCGCCAGAGAATGCAATCTGTTATATGGGTACGACTATCTGACGATTGCGCTGCCCAGTGGCAGAAAGCTGTTCTACCCGCAGCCATACGTGGCCGATAACCAATTCGGGCGCCCGGCTATCTACTATCGGACGCAAATAGGCAGCAAGTGGGCCAGCACATCGACGTACGGCGGCAAGCTGGTGGAAAACATCACGCAGGCCGTTGCCCGCGATTGTCTGGCCCTGGCGCTGCGCCGCCTGATTCAGGCAGACTATCAGCCGCTTATGCATATCCACGATGAAATCGTGCTGGAAGTACCGAACGACCGCTTGCATGAAGATGAGATAGAACGGATTAACAGCATCATGTGCGCGCCGATCCCTTGGGCCCCAGGGCTGATCCTCAACGCTGACGGTTTTACCAGTACATACTATAAAAAAGACTGA
- a CDS encoding DUF2815 family protein, whose protein sequence is MENTSIVVENVRLSYVHLLKPYGRDPQAAQKYSVTILLPKSDTAGKQKIDAAIAAATRNGMNGKWNGTAPAKVPTPVWDGDDLTQNGNSFGPECKGCWVFAASSPADKPVDIVDARMNRIIDATQVYSGMYANICVNFFAYNYQGKKGIGCGLGPVQRIRDGEPLGGSAPTAKSVFHVIQEPAAQPAPAINPLTGQPM, encoded by the coding sequence ATGGAAAACACCAGCATCGTAGTAGAAAACGTAAGACTTAGCTATGTACATCTTTTGAAACCGTACGGCCGGGACCCGCAGGCCGCACAGAAATATAGTGTTACCATCCTGCTGCCGAAATCGGATACAGCAGGCAAGCAGAAGATTGATGCGGCTATCGCCGCCGCCACGCGCAACGGCATGAACGGCAAATGGAACGGTACAGCTCCGGCAAAGGTACCGACGCCTGTATGGGACGGCGACGACCTGACACAGAACGGCAACTCCTTCGGTCCTGAATGCAAAGGCTGCTGGGTATTCGCGGCATCCAGCCCGGCGGATAAGCCGGTCGATATCGTCGACGCCCGGATGAACCGCATCATCGACGCCACACAGGTATACAGCGGCATGTATGCCAATATCTGCGTCAACTTCTTTGCTTACAATTACCAGGGAAAGAAGGGCATCGGCTGCGGCCTCGGTCCGGTCCAGAGAATTCGTGACGGCGAACCGCTCGGCGGGTCCGCACCGACAGCGAAATCGGTATTCCATGTCATTCAGGAACCAGCGGCGCAACCTGCACCTGCTATTAACCCGTTGACCGGACAGCCGATGTAA
- a CDS encoding DUF2800 domain-containing protein translates to MSRQHALLSASAAHRWLNCTAAPKMETKFPDTTSEYAKEGTLAHSIAELKLRAYAVEPMSHATFSRRLNKLKKDELYQPEMDTHTETYLDYVKGILLSYQAKPYVVIEKRVDFSQYVPSGFGTADCLIMAPGELHVVDFKYGKGVPVDAANNPQMRLYALGALSTYQLLYQFKSVHMHIVQPRIQNFSQETLGVDILRQWAEDVVKPKAQEALSESGGKFHPGEWCRFCRAKAPCKARSEYYAAMADTAHEKRDMTMITMPELGKYLAIAKQLKAWADDLQEYGLACTLQGVPVPGWKCVEGRGSRAFTDTDAAFSRLMENGIDESILYERVPLTLAKTEKAIGKKLFEELVSEYVEKKPGKPTLAPESDKRPPIELTPKAADVFKNIED, encoded by the coding sequence ATGAGCCGTCAGCATGCGCTACTTAGCGCGTCCGCGGCGCACCGTTGGCTGAATTGTACCGCGGCGCCTAAGATGGAAACTAAATTCCCGGATACTACGTCCGAATACGCAAAGGAAGGCACACTGGCGCACAGCATCGCAGAGCTCAAACTGCGGGCCTATGCGGTCGAACCGATGAGCCATGCAACATTCTCGCGGCGGCTGAATAAACTCAAAAAGGATGAGCTATATCAGCCGGAAATGGATACCCACACAGAAACCTACCTCGACTACGTCAAAGGTATTCTGCTATCCTATCAGGCAAAACCCTACGTTGTTATCGAAAAGAGAGTAGATTTCAGCCAGTACGTACCGAGTGGCTTTGGTACGGCGGATTGCTTGATCATGGCTCCAGGAGAGCTGCACGTCGTGGACTTCAAATACGGAAAAGGCGTCCCGGTAGACGCTGCCAACAATCCTCAGATGCGCCTGTACGCGCTGGGGGCGCTGAGCACGTACCAGCTGTTGTACCAATTCAAATCAGTACATATGCACATCGTACAGCCGCGGATTCAAAACTTTAGCCAGGAGACATTAGGCGTCGACATCCTGCGGCAATGGGCAGAAGACGTTGTCAAACCGAAAGCCCAGGAAGCCCTGAGTGAAAGCGGCGGGAAGTTCCATCCGGGTGAATGGTGCCGGTTCTGCCGGGCAAAAGCCCCATGCAAGGCCCGCTCTGAATACTACGCGGCCATGGCTGACACGGCGCACGAAAAGCGCGATATGACGATGATTACTATGCCAGAACTGGGCAAATACCTGGCCATCGCCAAGCAGCTCAAGGCCTGGGCGGATGATTTACAGGAATACGGGCTGGCGTGCACGCTGCAAGGCGTCCCTGTTCCCGGCTGGAAATGCGTAGAAGGCCGCGGCAGCCGGGCATTTACGGATACGGACGCCGCGTTTAGCAGGCTTATGGAAAACGGCATCGACGAATCCATCTTGTATGAACGTGTACCATTGACGCTGGCCAAAACGGAAAAGGCTATTGGCAAGAAGTTGTTTGAAGAACTTGTCAGTGAGTATGTCGAAAAGAAACCGGGCAAGCCAACACTGGCGCCGGAATCAGATAAGCGGCCGCCGATTGAACTTACGCCAAAAGCCGCTGACGTATTCAAAAATATTGAAGATTAA
- a CDS encoding DNA-methyltransferase, protein MTQVINQYVSDKVSLYNGDSVEMLHGLPESSIHYSIFSPPFSSLYTYSNSDRDMGNSDSDTQFYAHFGFLIHGLYRVIMPGRLVSVHCMDIPKMLSRDGVIGLKDFPGEIVRAFEKAGFIYHSRVVIWKDPLVEATRTKALGLMHKQLCKDSAMCRMGLPDYIVTFRKPGDNPEPVSHDDGLKRFYGDNEPEGVKTLRPQPDPELVEAKKKYNTVPIYSHQVWRRYASPVWLDIRQSNTLNRAAARDEKDERHICPLQLDLIARCIELWTNPDDIVLDPFAGIGSVPVVALQMSRRAMGFELKESYYNQMLLNCKEEENHDEN, encoded by the coding sequence ATGACACAAGTAATAAACCAGTACGTATCGGATAAGGTATCACTATATAACGGTGACTCCGTAGAGATGCTGCACGGGCTGCCGGAGAGCAGCATCCACTACAGTATTTTTTCACCGCCTTTTTCGTCGCTGTACACGTACAGCAACAGCGACCGGGACATGGGAAACAGCGACAGTGATACCCAGTTTTACGCGCATTTTGGCTTTCTAATCCACGGGCTGTACCGCGTCATCATGCCGGGGCGACTGGTATCGGTACACTGCATGGACATCCCGAAAATGTTAAGCCGCGACGGCGTCATCGGCTTGAAGGACTTCCCGGGAGAAATTGTTCGGGCATTTGAAAAAGCGGGCTTCATCTACCATAGCCGCGTCGTTATTTGGAAGGACCCGCTGGTAGAGGCTACACGGACAAAGGCCCTGGGGCTGATGCATAAGCAACTATGCAAAGATTCGGCCATGTGCAGGATGGGCTTGCCGGATTATATAGTGACTTTCCGCAAGCCGGGGGATAACCCAGAGCCGGTCTCTCATGACGACGGGCTGAAACGATTCTACGGTGACAATGAGCCAGAGGGCGTGAAGACGCTACGGCCACAGCCGGACCCGGAACTCGTCGAAGCAAAGAAGAAGTACAACACAGTACCGATATACAGTCATCAAGTGTGGCGCCGGTACGCATCACCGGTCTGGCTGGACATCCGGCAGAGCAACACGCTCAACCGGGCAGCGGCACGGGATGAAAAAGACGAGCGGCACATCTGCCCGCTTCAGCTTGACCTGATTGCCCGGTGCATAGAACTATGGACCAATCCCGATGACATCGTACTGGACCCGTTCGCCGGTATCGGCAGCGTCCCAGTCGTAGCCCTGCAGATGAGCCGCCGGGCCATGGGATTTGAACTGAAAGAATCTTATTATAATCAGATGTTATTGAACTGCAAAGAGGAGGAAAATCATGATGAAAATTAA
- a CDS encoding DUF4406 domain-containing protein translates to MKLIYVAMPYGGKKEVEARAAKILQDLNSQEYRIPYRLRKQLPDIEIENKYTYISPVLAFGASYHDLTYEDGIDDCLTLLSRCDALIILGENWAESRGVMAEYAFAQARGIPVLYMPKPEEELEDDTSNKPVRIG, encoded by the coding sequence ATGAAACTGATTTACGTAGCCATGCCATATGGCGGAAAGAAAGAAGTCGAGGCCCGGGCCGCTAAGATCCTGCAGGACCTGAACAGCCAGGAGTACCGGATCCCATACAGGCTCAGGAAACAACTGCCGGATATCGAGATTGAGAACAAGTACACGTATATCTCACCAGTGCTGGCCTTCGGGGCGTCCTATCATGATCTGACTTACGAAGATGGGATAGACGACTGCCTGACGCTGCTGTCACGATGCGACGCCTTAATAATCCTGGGCGAGAACTGGGCAGAATCCCGGGGCGTCATGGCGGAATACGCGTTCGCCCAAGCCCGGGGAATCCCGGTACTGTACATGCCAAAACCAGAGGAGGAACTGGAAGATGACACAAGTAATAAACCAGTACGTATCGGATAA